From the Solanum stenotomum isolate F172 chromosome 4, ASM1918654v1, whole genome shotgun sequence genome, one window contains:
- the LOC125863170 gene encoding transmembrane 9 superfamily member 7-like, which translates to MEFHMDRRRLCRLTTTFFISFFFLISFTHSFYLPGVAPRDFQTGDPLNIKVNKLSSTKTQLPYDYYFLKYCKPTEILNSAENLGEVLRGDRIENSVYTFQMRQEQPCQVVCRQKLIAEYAKNFKEKIDDEYRVNMILDNLPVAVLRQRRDGSQSTTYEHGFRVGFKGNYAGSKEGKYFINNHLSFRVMYHKDLDTDTARIVGFEVTPNSIKHEYKEWNDKNPQVTTCNQNTRNLILGGVIPQEVDTDKEVVFSYDVSFKESEIRWASRWDTYLLMNDDQIHWFSIINSLMIVLFLSGMVAMIMMRTLYRDIANYNQLETQDEAQEETGWKLVHGDVFRPPTNCGLLCVYVGTGVQIFVMTLVTMMFAVLGFLSPSNRGGLMTAMVLLWVFMGLFAGFSSARLYRTFRGTHWKRITLRTAFMFPGILFAVFFVLNALIWGEKSSGAVPFGTMFALVCLWFGISVPLVFVGGYMGNKKVVTEEPVKTNKIPRQIPEQPWYMTPAFSILIGGILPFGAVFIELFFILTSIWLNQFYYIFGFLFIVFLILIITCAEITMVLCYFQLCSEDYYWWWRAYLTAGSSALYFFLYSVFYFFSKLEITKLVSGILYFGYMLIASYAFFVLTGTIGFYACFWFVRRIYSSVKID; encoded by the exons GGTGATCCACTTAATATCAAAGTAAACAAGCTGTCATCTACAAAGACACAACTACCATATGACTATTACTTCTTGAAGTATTGCAAACCTACTGAAATTTTGAATAGTGCGGAGAATTTGGGGGAGGTTCTTCGAGGGGACCGAATAGAGAATTCAGTTTATACT TTTCAAATGAGACAAGAACAGCCATGTCAAGTGGTTTGTCGACAAAAACTTATTGCTGAATATGCAAAGAACTTCAAGGAAAAGATTGATGATGAGTACAGAGTCAATAT GATTCTGGATAACCTTCCTGTTGCTGTTCTTAGACAAAGGCGAGATGGGAGTCAGTCAACTACTTATGAGCATGGTTTCCGTGTTGGATTCAAGGGAAATTATGCTGGG AGTAAAGAGGGGAAGTATTTTATCAACAACCACTTAAGTTTTCGAGTCATGTACCATAAGGATCTTGATACTGATACAGCTCGTATTGTTGGGTTTGAAGTCACTCCAAATAG CATTAAGCATGAGTACAAGGAGTGGAATGACAAGAACCCTCAAGTGACGACGTGCAACCAGAATACAAGAAATTTAATTCTAGGTGGTGTTATACCCCAAGAAGTAGATACAGATAAGGAAGTTGTATTTTCTTATGATGTTTCCTTCAAG GAGAGTGAGATAAGGTGGGCTTCTCGTTGGGATACATACCTTCTCATGAATGATGATCAGATTCACTGGTTTTCCATCATAAACTCTCTTATGATTGTCCTCTTCCTTTCTGGTATGGTCGCGATGATCATGATGAGAACTTTGTACAGAGATATTGCTAACTATAATCAACTGGAAACACAAGATGAAGCTCAGGAAGAAACAGGATGGAAACTTGTTCATGGAGATGTTTTCCGCCCTCCTACTAATTGTGGATTATTGTGTGTTTATGTTGGGACTGGTGTCCAGATATTTGTGATGACACTAGTGACAATGATGTTTGCTGTGCTGGGTTTCTTGTCGCCTTCTAACCGTGGTGGACTTATGACTGCCATGGTTCTGCTCTGGGTCTTCATGGGGTTGTTTGCTGGTTTTTCTTCTGCACGTCTTTACCGAACATTCAGGGGAACACATTGGAAGAGGATTACCTTGAGAACTGCTTTTATGTTCCCTGGTATACTTTTTGCTGTCTTCTTTGTGCTGAATGCTCTCATCTGGGGAGAGAAATCTTCTGGAGCAGTGCCTTTTGGAACTATGTTTGCTCTTGTGTGCTTATGGTTTGGTATCTCAGTGCCTTTAGTGTTTGTTGGCGGATACATGGGCAATAAAAAAGTGGTCACTGAAGAGCCGGTTAAGACAAACAAAATACCTAGACAAATACCGGAGCAACCATGGTACATGACACCTGCGTTTTCAATTCTTATCGGTGGTATTCTTCCATTTGGAGCTGTTTTCATCGAGTTGTTCTTCATTTTGACTTCCATATGGCTGAACCAGTTCTACTACATCTTTGGCTTCCTTTTTATAGTCTTTCTGATCTTGATAATCACGTGTGCGGAGATAACAATGGTTCTCTGCTACTTCCAGTTGTGCAGTGAAGATTATTATtggtggtggagagcttatctGACTGCTGGATCCTCGGCATTGTACTTCTTTCTCTATTCAGTCTTCTATTTCTTCAGCAAGTTGGAAATCACAAAGCTGGTTTCCGGAATCTTGTATTTCGGTTACATGTTGATTGCATCCTACGCCTTCTTTGTGTTAACGGGAACAATTGGTTTCTATGCTTGCTTCTGGTTTGTTCGGAGGATCTACTCCTCTGTGAAGATCGACTGA
- the LOC125862484 gene encoding beta-galactosidase, producing the protein MLTNMGSWIAMLLMLLLCLWVSCGIASVSYDHKAIIINGQRKILISGSIHYPRSTPEMWPDLIQKAKEGGVDVIQTYVFWNGHEPEEGKYYFEERYDLVKFIKVVQEAGLYVHLRIGPYACAEWNFGGFPVWLKYVPGISFRTDNEPFKAAMQKFTTKIVDMMKAEKLYENQGGPIILSQIENEYGPMEWELGEPGKVYSEWAAKMAVDLGTGVPWIMCKQDDVPDPIINTCNGFYCDYFTPNKANKPKMWTEAWTAWFTEFGGPVPYRPAEDMAFAVARFIQTGGSFINYYMYHGGTNFGRTSGGPFIATSYDYDAPLDEFGSLRQPKWGHLKDLHRAIKLCEPALVSADPTVTSLGNYQEARVFKSESGACAAFLANYNQHSFAKVAFGNMHYNLPPWSISILPDCKNTVYNTARVGAQSSQMKMTPVSRGFSWESYNEDAALHEDDTFTVVGLLEQINITRDVSDYLWYMTDIQIDPTEGFLNSGNWPWLTVFSAGHALHVFVNGQLAGTVYGSLEDPKLTFSNGINLRAGVNKISLLSIAVGLPNVGPHFETWNAGVLGPVSLNGLNEGTRDLTWQKWFYKVGLKGEALSLHSLSGSPSVEWVEGSLVAQKQPLSWYKTTFNAPDGNEPLALDMNTMGKGQVWINGQSLGRHWPAYKSSGSCSVCNYTGWFDEKKCLTNCGEGSQRWYHVPRSWLYPTGNLLVVFEEWGGDPYGITLVKREIASACADIYEWQPQLLNWQRLVSGKFDRPLRPKVHLKCAPGQKISSIKFASFGTPEGVCGSFQQGSCHAPRSYDAFKKNCVGKESCSVQVTPENFGGDPCRNVLKKLSVEAICS; encoded by the exons ATGCTGACAAATATGGGTTCTTGGATTGCAATGTTGCTGATGTTGTTATTGTGTTTATGGGTTTCTTGTGGAATTGCTTCTGTTTCATATGACCATAAAGCTATCATTATAAATGGACAAAGAAAAATTCTCATTTCTGGATCCATTCACTACCCTAGAAGCACCCCTGAG ATGTGGCCAGATCTTATTCAGAAGGCAAAAGAAGGGGGAGTGGATGTTATACAGACTTATGTTTTCTGGAATGGGCATGAGCCTGAAGAAGGGAAA TATTATTTTGAAGAGAGGTATGATTTAGTGAAGTTCATCAAAGTGGTGCAAGAAGCAGGACTTTATGTCCATCTTAGGATTGGACCTTATGCATGTGCTGAATGGAATTTTGG GGGTTTTCCTGTTTGGCTGAAGTATGTTCCAGGTATCAGTTTCAGAACAGACAATGAGCCTTTCAAG GCTGCAATGCAAAAGTTCACTACTAAGATTGTTGATATGATGAAAGCAGAAAAGCTCTATGAAAATCAGGGTGGTCCAATTATTCTATCTCAG aTAGAAAATGAATATGGACCTATGGAGTGGGAACTAGGTGAACCTGGTAAAGTTTACTCAGAGTGGGCAGCCAAAATGGCTGTGGATCTTGGCACTGGTGTCCCATGGATCATGTGCAAGCAAGATGATGTTCCTGATCCTATT ATTAATACCTGCAATGGTTTCTACTGTGACTACTTCACACCAAATAAGGCTAATAAACCCAAGATGTGGACTGAAGCCTGGACAGCTTG GTTTACTGAATTTGGAGGTCCAGTTCCTTACCGTCCTGCAGAGGATATGGCATTTGCTGTCGCAAGATTTATACAAACGGGAGGCTCCTTCATCAATTACTATATG TATCATGGAGGAACAAACTTTGGAAGGACATCTGGTGGCCCATTTATTGCTACTAGTTATGACTATGATGCACCCCTAGATGAATTTG GGTCATTACGGCAGCCTAAATGGGGTCATCTGAAAGATCTACATAGAGCAATAAAGCTCTGTGAGCCAGCTTTAGTATCTGCAGATCCAACTGTGACATCCTTGGGAAACTATCAAGAG GCACGTGTTTTTAAGTCGGAGTCTGGGGCCTGTGCTGCCTTCCTAGCAAATTACAACCAGCACTCTTTTGCTAAAGTGGCATTTGGGAACATGCATTATAACTTGCCACCCTGGTCTATCAGCATTCTTCCTGACTGCAAGAACACTGTCTATAATACTGCAAGG GTTGGTGCTCAAAGTTCTCAGATGAAGATGACTCCAGTCAGTAGAGGATTCTCATGGGAGTCATACAATGAAGACGCAGCATTGCATGAAGACGATACTTTCACAGTTGTTGGGTTATTGGAGCAGATAAATATCACAAGAGATGTATCTGATTACTTGTGGTATATGACTGA CATTCAGATTGATCCAACAGAAGGATTTTTGAATAGTGGAAATTGGCCTTGGCTTACGGTCTTCTCTGCTGGCCATGCATTGCATGTATTTGTGAATGGTCAATTAGCAG GAACTGTGTACGGAAGTTTAGAGGACCCAAAACTAACTTTCAGCAATGGTATAAATCTGAGAGCTGGTGTGAACAAGATTTCTTTGCTAAGCATTGCTGTTGGTCTTCCA AACGTTGGCCCTCATTTTGAGACATGGAATGCTGGTGTTCTTGGACCAGTTTCACTTAATGGACTTAACGAGGGAACAAGAGATTTAACATGGCAGAAATGGTTCTACAAG GTTGGTCTAAAAGGAGAAGCCCTGAGTCTTCATTCACTCAGTGGTAGCCCATCCGTGGAGTGGGTGGAAGGCTCTTTAGTGGCTCAGAAGCAGCCACTCAGTTGGTATAAG ACTACATTCAATGCTCCAGATGGAAATGAGCCTTTGGCTTTAGATATGAATACTATGGGCAAAGGTCAAGTATGGATAAATGGTCAGAGCCTTGGACGCCACTGGCCTGCATATAAATCATCTGGAAGTTGTAGTGTCTGTAACTATACTGGCTGGTTTGATGAAAAAAAGTGCCTAACTAACTGTGGTGAGGGCTCACAAAGATG GTACCATGTACCCCGGTCTTGGCTGTATCCTACTGGAAATTTGTTAGTTGTATTCGAGGAATGGGGAGGAGATCCTTACGGAATCACTTTAGTCAAAAGAGAAATAGCAAGTGCTTGTGCTGATATATATGAGTGGCAACCACAGTTGTTGAATTGGCAGAGGCTAGTATCTGGTAAATTTGACAGACCTCTCAGGCCTAAAGTCCATCTTAAGTGTGCACCTGGTCAGAAGATTTCTTCAATCAAATTTGCAAGCTTTGGAACACCAGAGGGAGTTTGTGGAAGCTTCCAGCAGGGAAGCTGCCATGCTCCGCGCTCATATGATGCTTTCAAAAAG AATTGTGTTGGGAAAGAGTCTTGCTCAGTACAGGTAACACCGGAGAATTTTGGAGGCGATCCTTGTCGAAATGTTCTAAAGAAACTCTCAGTGGAAGCCATTTGTAGTTGA